From a single Oxalobacter vibrioformis genomic region:
- the fliE gene encoding flagellar hook-basal body complex protein FliE — MMAINTNQIQAMLEQIRGTASQVTPPSNRVQNIADQLVNETDKTQATGKSDFASALRATLDSVNELQVNSEQLGEQFALGNDDVQLSDVMISMQKASIALQTTVQARNRLVSAYQEIMGMQI; from the coding sequence ATGATGGCAATTAACACCAACCAGATCCAGGCCATGCTGGAGCAGATCAGGGGCACAGCGTCCCAGGTCACGCCACCGTCCAACCGGGTTCAGAACATCGCTGATCAACTGGTCAACGAAACTGACAAGACCCAGGCAACCGGTAAAAGTGACTTTGCATCTGCGCTTCGGGCCACCCTGGACAGCGTCAACGAACTGCAGGTTAATTCTGAACAACTGGGTGAGCAATTTGCACTCGGCAACGACGATGTGCAGCTGTCTGATGTCATGATCTCCATGCAAAAAGCCAGTATTGCGCTCCAGACGACCGTTCAAGCCAGAAACCGCCTCGTTTCCGCCTACCAGGAAATCATGGGCATGCAGATCTAG
- the fliF gene encoding flagellar basal-body MS-ring/collar protein FliF, whose product MAVAEEPGVLGSMPPAADAPASAETQASGISARIAQARERLAEPRIRNIALIVGIAVVIAIMAGIWTWTQKTEYGVLYSGFAEKDGGAIISTLEQMQIPYKVTNGGGSILVPVDMVHGLRLKLASEGLPKASGVGFEVLENQKIGSSQFLEQVNFQRALEGELGRTIQSMEAIQNARVHLAMHKASVFVRDQQKPTASVLLTLYHGRSLDRMQVNAIVHLVASSVPGLNAGSVTVVDQNGELLSWQDKDKTESDKMDAKQMQYVQELQKNIVKRVESILAPVVGEKNVRAEATVEVDFSKSEQAEEIYKPNQAPNTPSIRSQHSTEQQKMAADPSGGIPGAVTNQPPVPPTAPLIQENPGQQQTAPPGQRVFTPVGQGNSNTPLEGKKESVINYEVDKTLRYTQKAAMGELKRVTVAVAVNYKLGKDEDGKEGLVPLTEAEKEEVAGLVREAMGYNAQRGDSLSVLNTRFAPLDDGPPIWKRPETYTVAKDVGKYVLIAAVFLWLYMAFLKPMIYKLSGREEADRKKKEAEEAAKAEAEAKAADLAAMQKKAEEGDVDAIVQLTGAAVSEAEEAYQHLLDVARNMARENPKAVANIILEWLGND is encoded by the coding sequence ATGGCAGTAGCGGAAGAACCAGGAGTGTTGGGCAGTATGCCACCAGCGGCGGATGCGCCAGCCAGTGCAGAGACTCAGGCCAGCGGCATCAGCGCGCGTATCGCGCAGGCGCGGGAGCGTCTTGCCGAGCCTCGTATCCGGAATATTGCGCTAATTGTCGGCATTGCGGTGGTGATCGCCATCATGGCCGGTATCTGGACGTGGACCCAGAAAACGGAATACGGGGTCCTGTATTCGGGCTTTGCGGAAAAGGATGGGGGGGCCATCATCTCTACGCTTGAGCAGATGCAGATTCCTTACAAGGTGACCAATGGCGGCGGCTCGATCCTTGTGCCTGTTGACATGGTACACGGCCTGCGCCTGAAGCTGGCTTCGGAAGGCCTGCCAAAGGCAAGCGGCGTTGGCTTTGAGGTGCTGGAAAACCAGAAGATCGGTTCTTCGCAATTTCTGGAGCAGGTCAATTTCCAGCGGGCTTTGGAAGGTGAGCTTGGCAGGACGATCCAGTCGATGGAAGCGATCCAGAATGCACGCGTACACCTGGCCATGCACAAGGCATCGGTTTTTGTGCGCGATCAGCAAAAACCCACCGCCTCGGTGCTGTTGACACTGTATCACGGCCGTTCGCTGGACCGGATGCAGGTTAATGCGATTGTGCACCTGGTGGCAAGCAGTGTGCCGGGACTGAATGCCGGCAGTGTGACGGTGGTGGACCAGAATGGTGAGTTGCTTTCCTGGCAGGATAAGGACAAGACGGAAAGCGACAAGATGGATGCCAAGCAGATGCAGTATGTGCAGGAGTTGCAAAAGAATATCGTCAAGCGGGTTGAGTCCATCCTGGCGCCGGTAGTGGGTGAAAAGAATGTTCGCGCGGAAGCGACGGTTGAGGTGGATTTTTCCAAGAGTGAGCAGGCTGAGGAGATTTACAAGCCAAACCAGGCGCCAAATACGCCTTCGATTCGCAGCCAGCACAGCACAGAGCAGCAGAAGATGGCAGCAGACCCTTCCGGTGGCATTCCGGGCGCGGTGACCAATCAGCCGCCTGTACCGCCGACAGCGCCACTGATCCAGGAAAATCCGGGGCAGCAGCAGACGGCGCCGCCGGGACAGCGTGTCTTTACGCCGGTTGGCCAGGGTAACAGCAATACGCCCCTGGAAGGCAAGAAGGAGTCGGTGATCAATTATGAAGTGGACAAGACGCTGCGGTATACCCAGAAAGCGGCAATGGGTGAGCTCAAACGCGTCACGGTCGCTGTTGCGGTAAACTACAAGCTGGGCAAGGATGAAGACGGCAAGGAAGGGCTGGTGCCGCTGACCGAGGCTGAAAAAGAGGAAGTGGCCGGGCTGGTCAGGGAAGCGATGGGTTACAACGCGCAGCGTGGTGACAGCCTGTCGGTACTGAATACCCGCTTTGCGCCGCTGGATGATGGCCCGCCGATCTGGAAGCGGCCGGAAACCTACACGGTTGCAAAAGATGTCGGTAAATATGTTCTTATTGCGGCGGTTTTCCTCTGGCTGTACATGGCTTTCCTGAAGCCGATGATTTACAAGCTTTCCGGCAGGGAAGAAGCCGACCGGAAGAAGAAGGAAGCTGAGGAGGCTGCCAAGGCCGAGGCCGAGGCGAAAGCGGCTGATCTGGCTGCCATGCAGAAGAAGGCCGAGGAAGGTGATGTGGATGCGATTGTCCAGCTTACCGGGGCAGCGGTATCTGAAGCTGAGGAAGCGTATCAGCACCTGCTGGATGTGGCCAGGAATATGGCCCGTGAAAATCCGAAAGCGGTTGCCAACATAATTCTGGAGTGGCTGGGAAATGACTGA
- the fliG gene encoding flagellar motor switch protein FliG: MTDSTPRKMDGAEKSAIMMLALGADEAAEVMKFMGPREVQKLGAAMATMKGVPAGDLERVLIEFMAEASKNTDIGVDTDSYIRDVLTKALGDDKAAGLITRILGARDESGIESLKWMDGQTVADLIRSEHPQIVATILVHLERDHACEVLGYFAERLRNDVVLRIATLDGVQPSALRELNDVLTKLLTGNENMKKKPMGGVRTAAEILNFMSSEYEGSVMDHLRQYDEKMAQDIMDEMFVFDNIIDIDNRGIQTILREVQSDTLIIALKGTSEELREKFFRNMSQRAAEMMREDLDAKGPVRLSEVEGNQKEILTIVRRLADEGQIVIGGKGDDQFV, from the coding sequence ATGACTGATTCAACACCAAGAAAAATGGATGGCGCGGAAAAGAGCGCCATCATGATGCTGGCGCTCGGTGCTGATGAGGCGGCCGAGGTGATGAAATTCATGGGGCCGCGTGAAGTGCAAAAGCTCGGTGCTGCCATGGCAACGATGAAGGGGGTGCCGGCAGGAGATCTCGAACGGGTATTGATCGAGTTCATGGCGGAAGCCTCGAAAAACACGGATATTGGTGTTGATACGGATTCGTATATCCGCGATGTGCTGACCAAGGCGCTGGGTGATGACAAGGCTGCCGGCCTGATTACCCGTATTTTAGGCGCGCGGGATGAAAGTGGTATTGAAAGCCTGAAGTGGATGGATGGTCAGACGGTGGCTGATCTGATCAGAAGTGAACATCCGCAGATTGTTGCCACGATCCTTGTGCATCTGGAGCGGGATCATGCCTGTGAGGTGCTGGGATATTTTGCCGAGCGTCTGAGAAATGATGTGGTGCTGCGGATTGCGACGTTAGATGGTGTCCAGCCTTCGGCATTGCGTGAATTGAATGATGTGCTGACGAAGCTCTTGACCGGTAACGAGAATATGAAGAAGAAACCGATGGGCGGCGTCAGGACGGCGGCAGAGATCCTGAACTTCATGAGCAGCGAATATGAAGGCAGCGTCATGGATCACCTGAGGCAGTACGACGAGAAAATGGCGCAGGACATCATGGATGAAATGTTTGTCTTTGACAACATCATCGATATTGATAACCGCGGTATCCAGACGATTCTGCGCGAGGTTCAGTCCGATACGCTGATTATTGCCCTCAAAGGCACCAGTGAAGAACTGCGTGAGAAATTCTTCAGGAACATGTCGCAGCGTGCGGCTGAAATGATGCGCGAGGATCTGGACGCGAAAGGACCGGTACGCCTGTCTGAAGTGGAAGGCAACCAGAAGGAAATCCTGACAATTGTACGCCGTCTTGCGGATGAGGGCCAGATTGTAATAGGTGGTAAGGGAGACGATCAGTTTGTATAA
- a CDS encoding flagellar assembly protein FliH, protein MYKTLPKEKQTAFQRWEIASLEEEAAERAAKKKVIAPADRDFGAPLTPEEVVAEPVAETIPEQDHPLLEAADEKGDEIEPTVSEATVEDVHALIEGMRKEAQEAGYRAGLEEGLVKGQEEGQARGYEEGLAKGLEEGRQKGESEGFEKGYREGTAQGDDYIRTLKTVAESFAEDVARANETIAEDLLALSLDFAKAMMKTALKVKPELMVPVVADAVRYLPSLQQPAVLYLNPEDAAIVKKAMGEELEAAGWRLVEEQVPRGSCRVETASNQIDSSLSTRWQRLSANLGQTSDWME, encoded by the coding sequence TTGTATAAGACGTTGCCAAAAGAGAAGCAGACCGCCTTTCAGCGGTGGGAGATCGCCTCACTTGAGGAAGAGGCTGCAGAGCGTGCGGCCAAAAAGAAGGTGATTGCTCCTGCTGACCGGGATTTTGGTGCGCCGCTGACACCGGAAGAGGTGGTGGCTGAGCCAGTGGCAGAAACGATTCCCGAGCAGGATCATCCGCTGCTTGAGGCGGCGGATGAAAAAGGCGACGAGATTGAGCCGACGGTCAGCGAGGCAACGGTTGAGGATGTGCATGCCCTGATCGAAGGCATGCGCAAGGAAGCACAGGAAGCCGGGTATCGCGCCGGCCTGGAAGAAGGGCTCGTGAAGGGGCAGGAGGAAGGTCAGGCGCGCGGATACGAGGAAGGACTTGCCAAAGGGCTCGAGGAAGGGCGCCAAAAGGGCGAGAGTGAAGGATTTGAAAAAGGCTATCGGGAAGGAACAGCGCAGGGTGATGATTATATTCGCACCCTGAAAACGGTAGCTGAAAGCTTTGCCGAGGATGTGGCAAGGGCCAATGAAACGATAGCAGAGGATTTGCTGGCACTTTCACTGGATTTTGCCAAGGCGATGATGAAGACTGCGCTGAAGGTCAAGCCGGAGCTGATGGTGCCGGTGGTAGCTGACGCGGTACGTTACCTGCCCTCGCTGCAACAGCCGGCCGTATTGTACCTGAACCCGGAAGATGCGGCGATTGTCAAAAAGGCGATGGGTGAAGAATTGGAGGCTGCCGGGTGGCGGCTGGTGGAAGAACAGGTTCCTCGCGGAAGCTGCCGTGTTGAAACGGCCAGCAACCAGATTGACAGTTCGCTGTCAACGCGCTGGCAGCGTTTGTCTGCCAACCTGGGACAAACATCGGACTGGATGGAATAA
- the fliI gene encoding flagellar protein export ATPase FliI — MNTVAANTGFARWQSYLDDCRALLPLVEPMQVSGRVTRVTGLVMEAVGLKLPIGSACWVPLPSGMRIEAEVVGFEEDKLLLMPQSDVEGIVPGTRVFPVEAMEALPQLGSVSHPRRRPTDRARHLPVGEELLGRVVDATGRPLDDLGPLNAAHSAPLAVRAMNPLGRAPITDILDVGVRAINSMLSVGRGQRMGLFAGSGVGKSVLLGMMARYTSADVIVVGLIGERGREVKEFIEQILGEEGLRRSVVVAAPADTPPLMRLQGAAYTTTIAEYFRDQGKSVLLIMDSLTRYAMAQREIALAVGEPPATKGYPPSVFAKLPALVERAGNGKEGGGSITAFYTVLTEGDDQQDPIADAARAILDGHIVLNRELAEAGHYPAIDIEQSISRAMQNIATPEHQQLARKLKQLSSRYSRSRDLISVGAYSAGSDPVLDEAIVRHDRIEGFLQQDIMERSNVAESLEELAGVFE; from the coding sequence ATGAATACGGTAGCGGCCAATACGGGATTTGCACGCTGGCAGTCATATCTGGATGACTGCCGGGCGCTGTTGCCGCTTGTGGAGCCGATGCAGGTATCCGGCCGGGTGACCCGGGTGACCGGTCTGGTAATGGAGGCGGTGGGGTTAAAGCTGCCGATCGGCAGTGCCTGCTGGGTGCCGTTGCCAAGTGGGATGCGAATTGAAGCTGAGGTCGTGGGTTTTGAAGAGGACAAGCTGCTTTTGATGCCGCAAAGTGATGTGGAAGGGATTGTTCCCGGTACCCGGGTGTTTCCGGTGGAGGCGATGGAAGCGCTGCCGCAGCTGGGCTCGGTAAGCCATCCCCGCAGAAGGCCGACTGATCGGGCCAGGCATTTGCCCGTGGGTGAAGAGTTGCTGGGCCGCGTGGTGGATGCGACAGGCCGCCCGTTGGATGACCTGGGGCCGCTCAATGCGGCGCATTCGGCCCCGCTGGCGGTGAGGGCCATGAATCCGCTGGGTCGCGCCCCGATTACAGATATCCTCGATGTGGGTGTCAGGGCGATCAACAGTATGCTTTCTGTCGGGCGGGGTCAGCGTATGGGGCTTTTTGCCGGTTCGGGCGTTGGCAAGAGTGTGCTGCTTGGCATGATGGCGCGTTATACCAGTGCGGATGTGATTGTGGTGGGCTTAATTGGTGAACGTGGCCGCGAGGTGAAGGAATTCATTGAGCAGATTCTCGGTGAAGAGGGGTTGAGGCGTTCTGTTGTGGTGGCTGCGCCAGCTGATACCCCGCCGCTGATGCGTTTGCAGGGCGCGGCGTATACGACAACGATTGCAGAATATTTCCGTGACCAGGGTAAAAGTGTGCTGTTGATCATGGATTCGCTGACACGCTATGCGATGGCGCAGCGCGAGATTGCGCTGGCAGTGGGTGAGCCGCCGGCAACGAAGGGGTATCCGCCTTCAGTTTTTGCGAAACTCCCTGCACTGGTGGAGCGTGCCGGTAATGGCAAGGAAGGTGGCGGCTCGATTACCGCCTTTTACACGGTACTTACCGAGGGGGACGACCAGCAGGACCCGATTGCAGATGCCGCGAGGGCGATTTTAGACGGTCATATTGTGCTCAATCGTGAGCTGGCCGAGGCAGGGCACTATCCGGCGATTGATATTGAGCAGTCAATCAGCCGCGCCATGCAGAATATTGCCACGCCGGAGCATCAGCAACTGGCAAGGAAATTAAAGCAGCTGAGCTCGCGTTATTCGCGCAGCCGTGACCTGATCAGTGTGGGCGCCTACAGCGCTGGCAGCGATCCGGTGCTTGATGAAGCGATTGTACGGCATGACAGGATTGAGGGCTTTTTGCAGCAGGACATCATGGAACGCTCGAATGTGGCGGAAAGCTTAGAAGAGCTGGCCGGGGTTTTTGAATAG
- the fliJ gene encoding flagellar export protein FliJ has translation MVKSSTMETLISLAAEEVEKAAVVLGHTIRAGAEAEQKLTLLLQYREDYMGRFDENRKTGLSARDYQNYHNFIDKLDEAISGQQKVVQQAQERIDAAKAAWQECEKKRASYETLQKRAEVREMKKASRREQKEADEFNSRKARMAKLKQ, from the coding sequence ATGGTCAAGTCCTCCACGATGGAAACCTTAATCAGCCTGGCAGCAGAGGAGGTGGAAAAAGCGGCGGTTGTACTGGGACATACGATCAGGGCAGGCGCCGAGGCAGAACAGAAACTGACCCTGCTTTTGCAGTACAGGGAAGATTATATGGGACGTTTTGATGAAAACAGAAAGACCGGTCTTTCTGCGAGGGATTACCAGAACTACCATAATTTTATTGACAAGCTGGACGAGGCGATAAGCGGCCAGCAAAAGGTGGTACAGCAGGCGCAGGAGCGCATTGATGCAGCAAAAGCCGCGTGGCAGGAGTGTGAGAAGAAAAGAGCGTCTTACGAAACCCTGCAAAAACGTGCGGAAGTCAGGGAAATGAAGAAAGCCAGCAGGCGGGAACAGAAAGAAGCGGATGAATTCAACAGCAGAAAAGCCCGTATGGCGAAATTAAAGCAGTAA
- a CDS encoding flagellar hook-length control protein FliK, which yields MNMSLLMVVQPLLDAGRNMTSSASAKNQGNDASNPFQALLKGQMAAREPEKQIMPADSKEAVKQPSSSNEGQNTTDEASAKEPVKEGETAEATLPGKSDDNVTVEDDAAVLAQIMAATAGAQIVPVEPAPGNDTAELADEALVLAATEEESTGGRKMRATDEIEAGNVKRDTQEGGDEVTYDKVQADAGQNMKTPVDKPVAEAVAPKVAATDTAAAAVKPVAEQQPVSQTQQPVPTMSTQQVQQATVAPMTVEANPAATRVMQQMGSPEWNQAIGQRVLWMVGQEQQSASLTLNPPELGPVRVVVSVSNNNASANFFSANPDVRQALEGSLPRLREMMEGAGIQLGQAQVGAENSGNQQSGQASSSGGRTAGVTGDDGDIGNLTAVTDVPASGRMISKGLVDTFA from the coding sequence ATGAATATGTCATTGTTGATGGTTGTTCAGCCCCTTTTGGATGCGGGCAGGAATATGACATCTAGCGCGAGCGCAAAAAACCAGGGGAATGATGCGTCAAACCCTTTCCAGGCGCTTCTCAAGGGCCAGATGGCAGCACGCGAACCGGAAAAGCAGATCATGCCGGCTGACAGCAAAGAGGCGGTAAAGCAGCCATCATCTTCAAATGAAGGTCAGAACACGACGGATGAGGCAAGCGCAAAAGAGCCGGTAAAAGAAGGCGAAACGGCTGAGGCCACACTGCCTGGTAAGTCAGACGATAACGTCACTGTGGAAGATGATGCGGCAGTGCTTGCCCAGATCATGGCGGCAACTGCCGGTGCGCAGATTGTGCCGGTGGAGCCGGCGCCGGGCAATGATACGGCCGAGCTGGCGGATGAAGCGCTGGTGCTGGCGGCAACAGAGGAAGAGTCCACTGGCGGCAGGAAGATGCGGGCGACAGATGAGATTGAGGCTGGCAACGTCAAGCGTGATACACAGGAAGGTGGCGATGAGGTGACCTATGACAAGGTGCAGGCCGATGCCGGGCAAAATATGAAAACGCCGGTTGACAAGCCGGTTGCCGAGGCAGTCGCGCCGAAGGTGGCTGCAACGGATACGGCAGCTGCCGCAGTCAAACCGGTGGCTGAACAACAGCCGGTTTCACAGACGCAGCAGCCGGTGCCAACCATGTCAACACAACAGGTTCAGCAGGCAACCGTGGCGCCGATGACGGTGGAAGCTAATCCGGCCGCCACCCGCGTCATGCAGCAGATGGGTTCTCCTGAGTGGAACCAGGCTATCGGACAGCGTGTCCTGTGGATGGTCGGACAGGAACAGCAGAGTGCCTCGCTGACACTGAATCCACCGGAGCTGGGCCCGGTCAGGGTGGTGGTGAGCGTGTCGAACAATAATGCATCGGCCAATTTCTTCTCGGCCAACCCGGATGTCAGGCAGGCCCTGGAAGGCTCATTGCCGCGACTGCGGGAGATGATGGAAGGCGCAGGTATCCAGCTTGGCCAGGCGCAGGTGGGCGCGGAAAATTCAGGTAACCAGCAGTCCGGACAGGCATCCTCTTCCGGCGGCAGAACGGCTGGTGTAACCGGTGATGATGGCGATATCGGCAATCTGACAGCGGTTACCGATGTGCCGGCATCAGGACGAATGATATCCAAAGGACTGGTTGACACCTTTGCCTGA
- the fliL gene encoding flagellar basal body-associated protein FliL, translating into MATKKEASAEGGEGKKKGKGKLIILIVLVLFILGGAGGGWYWWTHIKNADAEAAEDEDAGPSKKKKKKKKEDAGPVFVSLDAFTVNLQGEDGQLLQTAITLQMADEEDAAKLKQHMPLIRSRLVMLLSSKPAAEVLTAEGKVKLAQEIAEQVKQPFFQGDYPMEVQSVLFTSFIVQ; encoded by the coding sequence ATGGCAACCAAAAAAGAAGCGTCGGCTGAAGGCGGAGAAGGGAAAAAGAAGGGTAAGGGCAAGCTGATCATTCTCATTGTTCTCGTCCTGTTTATCCTGGGAGGCGCAGGCGGTGGCTGGTACTGGTGGACGCATATCAAGAATGCGGATGCTGAAGCCGCTGAGGATGAGGATGCAGGACCATCCAAGAAGAAAAAGAAGAAAAAGAAGGAAGACGCCGGGCCGGTTTTTGTTTCTCTTGATGCTTTTACGGTCAATCTGCAGGGTGAGGATGGGCAGCTTTTGCAAACGGCAATTACGCTTCAGATGGCGGATGAAGAAGATGCCGCCAAGCTCAAGCAGCATATGCCGCTTATCAGGAGCCGCCTGGTGATGCTGCTTTCCAGCAAGCCGGCAGCAGAAGTGCTGACAGCGGAAGGCAAGGTCAAGCTGGCGCAGGAAATCGCCGAGCAGGTCAAGCAGCCGTTTTTCCAGGGGGATTATCCGATGGAAGTCCAGAGTGTGCTTTTCACCTCGTTTATTGTGCAGTAG
- the fliM gene encoding flagellar motor switch protein FliM, with protein sequence MPTENFLSQEEVDALLRGVHGIEDEPEVVEEEAGVRSYNLATQERIVRGRMPTLEIMNERFARLLRIGMFNFLRRNTEVSVGPVRVSKYSEFIRNLVVPTNLNLVHIKPLRGTALVVIEPSLAFLIIDNLFGGDGRFHLRVEGREFTQTEQRVIQRTLGIIFENYAKSWEPIYPIEFEFIRSEMNTQFANIATPSEVVVSTSFQIDLGDNGGAIHICTPYTMIEPVRDVLTSSMQGEALEVDRRWIRLLKQQIQIAEVELVAEFGTAKTDVQGLMNMRVGDIIPLNVPEKIEATVGGVPIMECTYGKMNGQYALKVERLISISAEASGPVLGEDNAGDDE encoded by the coding sequence ATGCCAACTGAAAATTTTCTTTCGCAGGAAGAAGTCGATGCCCTTTTAAGGGGGGTGCACGGCATTGAAGACGAGCCTGAGGTCGTCGAGGAAGAAGCGGGCGTCCGCTCCTATAATCTCGCTACCCAGGAACGTATTGTCCGTGGCCGCATGCCGACGCTTGAAATCATGAACGAGCGCTTTGCGCGTTTGTTGCGTATCGGCATGTTCAATTTCCTGCGCCGCAATACCGAGGTCTCGGTTGGACCTGTCCGTGTCTCGAAGTACAGTGAATTCATCCGTAACCTGGTCGTGCCGACCAATCTCAACCTGGTGCATATCAAGCCCTTAAGGGGGACTGCACTGGTTGTCATTGAACCCTCACTGGCTTTTCTGATCATTGACAATCTTTTTGGCGGGGATGGCCGTTTTCATCTTCGTGTGGAAGGCCGTGAATTCACGCAGACCGAGCAGCGGGTGATCCAGCGTACCCTGGGGATCATTTTTGAAAACTATGCCAAGTCGTGGGAGCCGATTTACCCCATTGAATTCGAGTTCATCCGTTCCGAGATGAATACCCAGTTTGCCAATATCGCCACACCGAGCGAGGTGGTGGTATCCACGTCTTTCCAGATCGACCTGGGGGATAACGGCGGCGCGATCCATATCTGTACGCCTTACACGATGATCGAGCCGGTGCGTGATGTCCTGACATCCAGCATGCAGGGTGAGGCACTGGAAGTGGACAGGCGCTGGATCAGGCTGTTGAAGCAGCAGATCCAGATAGCGGAAGTTGAGCTGGTTGCTGAATTCGGCACGGCAAAGACTGATGTGCAGGGGCTGATGAATATGCGTGTCGGTGATATCATTCCGCTGAATGTGCCCGAAAAAATAGAAGCCACGGTGGGCGGTGTTCCCATCATGGAATGCACTTATGGCAAAATGAATGGACAATACGCGCTGAAGGTGGAAAGGCTGATCAGTATTTCAGCAGAAGCCTCAGGACCAGTACTAGGAGAGGACAATGCCGGAGACGACGAGTAA
- the fliN gene encoding flagellar motor switch protein FliN, whose product MPETTSKPEAGAAEDWNAPLAEEEAAKAAAAGDAATEAEQDGGTDWGAAMAEQAEADEDKDEGADWGAAMAEQTESAAAMSALTNGSTTAPGNFQDFSATTMEGERVRDIDFILDIPVQLTVELGRTKLPIKNLLQLAQGSVVELDGLAGEPMDVLVNGCLIAQGEVVVVNDKFGIRLTDVITPAERIRKLNR is encoded by the coding sequence ATGCCGGAGACGACGAGTAAACCAGAAGCAGGTGCCGCAGAAGACTGGAATGCCCCTCTCGCGGAAGAAGAAGCTGCCAAAGCGGCGGCAGCAGGAGATGCGGCTACAGAGGCTGAGCAGGACGGTGGGACAGACTGGGGCGCTGCCATGGCTGAACAGGCGGAGGCAGACGAAGATAAAGACGAGGGTGCCGATTGGGGTGCCGCTATGGCTGAGCAGACCGAATCCGCGGCTGCCATGTCTGCGTTGACCAATGGTTCAACAACAGCCCCAGGCAATTTCCAGGATTTCAGTGCGACAACGATGGAGGGAGAGCGTGTTCGCGATATTGATTTTATCCTGGATATTCCGGTCCAGTTGACCGTTGAACTGGGTCGTACCAAGCTGCCGATCAAGAATCTGCTGCAACTGGCACAGGGGTCGGTTGTCGAGCTGGACGGCCTGGCAGGCGAACCGATGGATGTGCTGGTCAATGGCTGCCTGATTGCGCAGGGCGAAGTGGTTGTCGTCAATGACAAATTCGGTATTCGATTGACTGACGTGATTACGCCTGCAGAACGGATCAGAAAGTTAAACCGCTGA
- the fliO gene encoding flagellar biosynthetic protein FliO, with the protein MRTFFTAFFLFAVTGSVAWAQVQSTAKPAATAPVSTTGYLLQGIFGLLVVLGLMWGAWWLIRRTGFNRTLSGVKMKVVGGLSIGTRERVMVVEIGDHWLILGVTPSQINTLATMPKQELPEEASDANSPPFAAWLKKTIERQKDENKG; encoded by the coding sequence ATGCGCACGTTTTTTACCGCGTTTTTTCTGTTTGCCGTGACCGGTTCGGTTGCCTGGGCGCAGGTTCAGTCAACGGCTAAACCGGCTGCTACGGCCCCGGTTTCCACGACAGGCTACCTGTTGCAGGGCATCTTTGGCCTCCTGGTTGTGCTGGGGCTGATGTGGGGCGCCTGGTGGCTGATCCGTCGTACCGGCTTTAACCGTACCCTCTCAGGCGTCAAGATGAAGGTGGTTGGCGGGCTTTCCATTGGCACCCGTGAGCGGGTCATGGTGGTCGAAATCGGGGATCACTGGCTGATACTGGGGGTGACGCCCAGCCAGATCAACACGTTGGCGACCATGCCAAAGCAGGAGCTGCCGGAAGAAGCGTCTGATGCGAATTCGCCTCCCTTTGCCGCATGGCTCAAAAAAACCATCGAGCGTCAAAAAGATGAAAACAAGGGATAA